In one window of Primulina tabacum isolate GXHZ01 chromosome 8, ASM2559414v2, whole genome shotgun sequence DNA:
- the LOC142554723 gene encoding uncharacterized protein LOC142554723 produces the protein MDIDYAIRKEEPCAITENNIPDDVDLYEKWERSNRLCVMFIKTKISAGMRGSVDQHNNVKELLKAIDEQFQSSDKALASTLIMEFSSLRLTNVRGVREHIMKMRDIAARLKTLEVKMSETFLVHYILCTLSQGRKAVNGNE, from the exons atggatattgattatgctataaGAAAAGAGGAACCATGTGCTATTACTGAAAACAACATTCCagatgatgttgatctttatgaaaaatgggagcgatctaatcgactTTGTGTAATGTTCATAAAGACAAAAATCTCTGCTGGTATGCGTGGTTCTGTCGATCAGCATAATAATGTCAAAGAATTACTGAAGGCTATCGATGAACAATTTCAGTCTTCAGATAAAGCACTTGCTAGCACCCTAATTATggaattctcttcattaagACTCACAAATGTGAGAGGTGTGCGAGAGCACATCATGAAAATGCGGGACATAGCGGCTCGGCTCAAGACACTTGAAGTGAAAATGTCTGAGACTTTTCTTGTGCACtatattttatgcactcttTCACA aggaaggaaGGCTGTTAATGGAAACGAGTGA
- the LOC142553996 gene encoding ankyrin repeat domain-containing protein 2B-like encodes MSEPVKKPPVAADEEKSDAPKSKSPAPSASGGTQSGQTSSIPAPFPEMSNPFDFSAMTGLLNDPSIKELAEQIAKDPSFNQMAEQLQKSFQGAALEDGIPNFDSQEYMSTMQKVMENPQFMTMAERLGNSLMQDPAMSGLLESMTNPANKEQLEERMARVKEDPSLKPILEEIETGGPAAMMRYWNDKDALQKLGEAMGFAVGGESATSAGDAAGEDEAEEVNDEESIVHNAASVGDEEALKKALADGADKDEEDSEGRTALHFSCGYGEVKCAQILLEAGAKVDALDKNKNTPLHYAAGYGRKDCVELLLSNGAAVTLQNLDGKTPIDVAKLNDQNEVLKLLEKDAFL; translated from the exons ATGTCTGAG CCAGTAAAAAAACCTCCGGTTGCTGCAGACG AGGAGAAGTCTGATGCGCCTAAAAGTAAATCTCCTGCTCCTTCAGCTTCTGGGGGAACACAATCTGGACAGACCAGTTCAATCCCTGCTCCATTTCCTGAAATGTCAAATCCTTTCGATTTCTCCGCCATGACGGGACTGCTTAAT GACCCAAGCATCAAGGAACTAGCCGAACAGATAGCCAAGGATCCTTCATTCAATCAGATGGCAGAACAGCTACAGAAATCCTTTCAAGGTGCTGCACTTGAAGATGGCATCCCTAATTTTGATTCGCAAGAGTATATGTCAACAATGCAAAAGGTCATGGAAAATCCTCAATTCATGACCATGGCTGAGAGGCTTGGAAACTCATTGATGCAG GATCCGGCCATGTCTGGCCTGCTTGAGAGTATGACAAATCCAGCTAACAAAGAACAACTTGAAGAACGAATGGCCCGTGTGAAGGAAGATCCATCTTTGAAGCCTATATTGGAAGAGATCGAAACTGGGGGTCCTGCTGCTATGATGAG ATACTGGAATGATAAAGATGCTCTCCAGAAGTTGGGTGAGGCTATGGGATTTGCTGTTGGAGGAGAAAGTGCCACATCTGCTGGTGATGCTGCTGGGGAAGACGAAGCAGAGGAGGTAAATGATGAGGAATCCATTGTCCATAACGCAGCTAGTGTTGGTGATGAAGAG GCATTGAAGAAGGCTTTAGCCGATGGTGCTGACAAGGATGAAGAAGATTCTGAGGGACGGACTGCGCTGCATTTTTCATGTGGATATGGAGAG GTTAAATGTGCTCAAATTCTTTTAGAGGCTGGGGCTAAGGTTGATGCTCTGGATAAGAATAAGAACACTCCTCTTCATTATGCTGCCGGTTATGGGAGAAAGGACTGCGTGGAGCTTTTGTTGAGCAATGGTGCAGCTGT CACTCTTCAGAACTTGGATGGAAAGACTCCTATAGACGTTGCCAAATTAAATGACCAAAACGAGGTACTAAAGCTGCTTGAGAAGGATGCGTTTCTATGA